In Cytobacillus oceanisediminis, the following proteins share a genomic window:
- a CDS encoding transglycosylase domain-containing protein, whose translation MRSWSGFMIIILLLPIFSLLVFAVSAESQKVQGFHELLDEKLEIKEVSLPQTSYIKAGNGKVISEIYHPVNRISLSSGDIPPFLKDVFITAEDQHFYDHAGFDVAAIGRALAGKIHP comes from the coding sequence TTGCGTTCTTGGTCTGGATTTATGATCATCATTCTTTTGCTTCCTATTTTTTCTTTACTGGTATTTGCTGTCTCTGCTGAATCGCAAAAGGTCCAGGGATTCCATGAGCTGCTGGATGAAAAGCTTGAAATAAAAGAAGTCAGCCTGCCCCAGACAAGTTATATTAAAGCAGGCAACGGCAAGGTAATCTCTGAAATATATCATCCGGTAAACAGAATCAGCCTATCGTCAGGTGACATTCCCCCTTTTCTTAAGGATGTATTTATCACAGCAGAGGACCAGCATTTTTATGATCATGCCGGATTCGATGTTGCTGCCATTGGACGTGCCCTGGCCGGCAAGATCCATCCATAA
- the kapD gene encoding 3'-5' exonuclease KapD, protein MGEEHQYLFIDFEFTMPEKGSAFRGFFPEIIEAGIVSVISNQVCEEFSSYVTPVRFPILSERCKSFLHITQEQVDRGIDFLELVKKMMDMNRNRPCTIVTWGNMDMKVLRNNCSQAGVDFPFRGREVDLSMEYKRFFGDQNQTGLWKAVQEYGKEGTGKHHRALDDALTTYNIFRLVEKDKKYLQKPEPTTIGDRVDFSKLFNKFA, encoded by the coding sequence ATGGGGGAGGAACACCAATACCTATTTATTGATTTTGAGTTTACCATGCCTGAGAAAGGCAGTGCTTTCAGAGGGTTTTTTCCGGAAATTATCGAAGCGGGAATTGTATCAGTCATCAGCAATCAAGTTTGTGAAGAGTTCTCTTCATATGTAACTCCTGTCCGGTTTCCGATATTGTCCGAGCGTTGCAAATCCTTTCTGCATATAACACAGGAACAGGTAGACCGGGGCATCGATTTTCTTGAACTGGTGAAAAAAATGATGGATATGAACAGGAACCGTCCATGCACGATTGTTACGTGGGGAAATATGGATATGAAGGTGCTTAGGAATAATTGCAGCCAGGCTGGAGTTGATTTTCCGTTCAGAGGCAGGGAAGTGGACCTTTCGATGGAATATAAGCGTTTTTTTGGGGACCAAAACCAGACAGGATTATGGAAAGCCGTTCAGGAATACGGCAAGGAAGGAACAGGAAAACACCACCGAGCTTTAGATGATGCCCTAACGACTTACAATATTTTCAGATTGGTAGAAAAAGATAAGAAGTATCTGCAGAAGCCGGAACCTACTACAATTGGCGATCGGGTGGACTTCTCGAAACTGTTTAATAAATTTGCCTGA
- a CDS encoding penicillin-binding transpeptidase domain-containing protein, which produces MPDSMLLPLDVPWPARSIHKITDLKGNLLYSWEDFQTQIWSEKTIEKVRDLMARTVQSGTARKARLPDGYAGGKTGTTNGYHDFWFVGLTGQYTAGVWVGKDRPGSLAAIESDSPQLLIWKDIMSD; this is translated from the coding sequence ATGCCGGATTCGATGTTGCTGCCATTGGACGTGCCCTGGCCGGCAAGATCCATCCATAAAATCACTGATCTAAAAGGAAATTTGCTTTATAGCTGGGAGGATTTTCAAACGCAAATTTGGAGCGAAAAAACGATAGAAAAAGTGAGGGATTTAATGGCCAGGACTGTTCAATCCGGCACAGCCCGGAAAGCACGTCTGCCAGATGGTTATGCGGGCGGCAAAACAGGAACCACAAATGGCTATCATGATTTCTGGTTCGTGGGCTTAACTGGCCAGTACACAGCAGGTGTCTGGGTTGGAAAAGATCGGCCCGGCAGTCTGGCTGCTATCGAATCGGATTCTCCCCAGCTGCTGATTTGGAAGGATATAATGTCTGATTAA